The Streptomyces phaeolivaceus genome has a window encoding:
- a CDS encoding SDR family oxidoreductase, producing the protein MPSVNVVAPGPTDTPMLSDPARTPPARPPLGRFVSPDEVAALTAFLLGPDGGAITGQQLVQCAGASL; encoded by the coding sequence GTGCCGTCCGTCAACGTGGTCGCCCCCGGCCCGACCGACACACCGATGCTGTCCGACCCCGCCCGCACACCCCCGGCCCGCCCGCCGCTCGGCCGGTTCGTCTCCCCCGACGAGGTCGCCGCCCTGACCGCGTTCCTCCTCGGCCCGGACGGCGGCGCGATCACCGGCCAGCAACTCGTCCAGTGCGCGGGGGCGTCGCTGTGA
- a CDS encoding barstar family protein: MSEPVPEYAWPVWRRWLAAPPDAPGAWTDLDTRQRGAWLDLVRERGCRLDHRDRPAGGASELDGRCITDEPSLYPALGEAVNGPGGYFGGCLDALVDCLRGNFGPTSPATVRWRNAPIAHEHLSHVLTPEGEPYDLVTATLEVLAGGGTRVTLT; encoded by the coding sequence GTGTCCGAACCCGTACCCGAGTACGCCTGGCCCGTCTGGCGGCGCTGGCTCGCCGCCCCGCCGGACGCCCCCGGAGCTTGGACCGACCTGGACACCCGGCAACGCGGGGCCTGGCTCGACCTGGTCCGCGAACGGGGGTGCCGACTGGACCACCGGGACCGCCCCGCCGGAGGGGCGTCCGAGTTGGACGGCCGGTGCATCACCGACGAGCCGAGCCTCTATCCGGCCCTGGGTGAGGCCGTCAACGGCCCCGGCGGCTACTTCGGCGGCTGCCTCGACGCCTTGGTGGACTGTCTGCGCGGCAACTTCGGCCCCACCTCGCCCGCGACCGTGCGCTGGCGGAACGCCCCGATCGCCCACGAACACCTGTCCCACGTCCTGACACCGGAGGGCGAACCGTACGACCTGGTCACCGCGACCCTCGAAGTCCTGGCCGGGGGCGGCACACGCGTCACGCTCACATGA
- a CDS encoding DUF5958 family protein, translating to MSERDVMLNKLAQGLRSMVDGLGWFDGLGGEEQSETLMFLRHHCVQARVVDQDGPEAVRLSGLRPTHTPAVLITCGPIEQHLGKIVSLAPPDERRKALRPLVALLGIADGRRRERFCRGGCGHWWHALSATVM from the coding sequence ATGTCTGAACGTGATGTCATGTTGAACAAGCTCGCTCAGGGGCTGCGGTCGATGGTGGACGGGCTCGGCTGGTTCGACGGGCTGGGTGGGGAGGAGCAGTCGGAGACGCTGATGTTCCTGCGTCATCACTGCGTTCAGGCGCGTGTCGTGGACCAGGACGGTCCGGAGGCCGTACGGCTGTCCGGGCTGCGGCCGACACACACGCCCGCCGTGCTGATCACGTGTGGCCCGATCGAACAGCACCTGGGGAAGATCGTCTCCCTCGCTCCCCCTGACGAACGACGGAAGGCGTTGCGGCCGCTGGTCGCACTGCTCGGGATCGCCGACGGTCGGCGGCGCGAGCGGTTCTGCCGCGGTGGCTGCGGTCACTGGTGGCACGCCCTGTCCGCCACCGTCATGTGA
- a CDS encoding HpcH/HpaI aldolase family protein, which translates to MRAREQLLGYWCLLDAPVATERVARLGYDYVALDAQHGLFGFSGMLNNLLAIDAKGSTAVGLVRVEANDPGPIGRALDAGATGVIVPLVDTAEQAAEAVAAVRYPPYGRRSYGPMRSALRIGPDPAAAHDATVVLAMIETAEGLADVARICATPGLDGVYVGPSDLRLALGGATSTDPALADTFEAALVTVREAAAAAGIAAGIHNPDGPSAAKRLAEGFTFATVACDLVHLEQTARRHLSAARTPGEAL; encoded by the coding sequence CTGCGCGCCCGCGAGCAACTCCTCGGCTACTGGTGCCTGTTGGACGCGCCTGTCGCCACCGAACGCGTCGCCCGCCTCGGCTACGACTACGTCGCCCTCGACGCCCAGCACGGCTTGTTCGGCTTCTCCGGCATGCTCAACAACCTCCTCGCCATCGACGCCAAGGGCTCCACCGCCGTCGGCCTCGTCCGGGTCGAGGCCAACGACCCCGGCCCGATCGGCCGGGCCCTCGACGCGGGCGCCACCGGTGTGATCGTGCCACTGGTCGACACGGCGGAGCAGGCCGCCGAAGCCGTGGCCGCCGTCCGCTATCCGCCGTACGGACGCCGCTCCTACGGCCCGATGCGCTCCGCACTGCGCATCGGCCCCGACCCGGCTGCCGCGCACGACGCCACGGTCGTCCTCGCCATGATCGAGACCGCTGAGGGACTCGCCGACGTGGCACGGATCTGCGCGACGCCCGGCCTGGACGGCGTCTACGTCGGCCCCTCCGACCTGCGCCTCGCCCTCGGCGGCGCCACCTCCACGGACCCGGCCCTCGCCGACACCTTCGAGGCCGCGCTCGTCACCGTCCGCGAGGCGGCGGCAGCCGCCGGAATCGCCGCCGGCATCCACAACCCGGACGGTCCGAGCGCCGCGAAGCGCCTCGCCGAGGGCTTCACCTTCGCGACCGTCGCCTGCGACCTCGTCCACCTGGAACAGACCGCGCGCCGACACCTGTCCGCTGCCCGCACGCCCGGGGAGGCACTGTGA
- a CDS encoding aldo/keto reductase, with protein sequence MYRQRNWDRQLFDAVATLSRVADDAGLPLTELALRWLLDRDSTDALPLGGSRTEHLTANLAAAQAGPLPADVTAACDEVGAALRGPMPAYNR encoded by the coding sequence ATGTACCGGCAGCGCAACTGGGACCGCCAGCTCTTCGACGCGGTCGCCACGCTGTCCCGCGTCGCCGACGACGCCGGCCTCCCGCTCACCGAACTCGCCCTGCGCTGGCTCCTCGACCGGGACTCCACCGACGCCCTGCCGCTCGGCGGCTCCCGCACCGAGCACCTGACCGCCAACCTCGCCGCCGCCCAGGCCGGCCCGCTGCCCGCCGACGTCACCGCCGCCTGCGACGAGGTCGGCGCCGCGCTGCGCGGCCCCATGCCCGCCTACAACCGCTGA
- a CDS encoding sulfite oxidase: MLSPTPAGHRHETDYDRRRLRQWLAGEARADGVSRRRLLTLLAATAAGTALGTARPAHAADTPIVKPLPPEWFIQRGTNAETRWEALRGTGHHTPNSLFFVRNHTTTPVLDAADWRLRLWGSGLRGAPGEDRPVEFGYDELRALPAVTRTAFVECAGNGRSFYTTQQGETVTGTAWTLGAIGVARWRGVRLADVLRGAGLSPYAVDVQPRGLDAEFVSGGESLGRVRRPLPLAKALDDVLLAYEMNGEPLPYDHGHPVRVLVPSWIGIASIKWVGDIEVSAQPLFSPWNTAFYRLFGPAHPEGGSAPLTRQTTKSAFELARGATFTAGRKHVLHGRSWSGAGGVAHVDVSTDGGTNWRPARLHDRPRSGTWTRWSVGWRPDAPGATHLLARATDTAGRTQPDTAVPNTQGYLFDAVVRHPVSVV, from the coding sequence ATGCTCTCTCCCACCCCCGCCGGTCACCGCCACGAGACCGACTACGACCGTCGCAGGCTGCGCCAGTGGCTCGCCGGTGAGGCCAGGGCCGACGGCGTCTCACGCCGTCGGCTGCTCACCCTGCTCGCCGCCACGGCCGCCGGAACCGCGCTCGGCACCGCACGGCCCGCCCACGCCGCCGACACACCGATCGTCAAACCCCTGCCGCCCGAGTGGTTCATCCAGCGCGGCACGAACGCCGAGACCCGCTGGGAAGCCCTGCGCGGCACCGGCCACCACACCCCCAACAGCCTGTTCTTCGTACGCAACCACACCACCACCCCCGTCCTGGACGCCGCCGACTGGCGGCTGCGGCTGTGGGGGAGCGGGCTGCGCGGCGCCCCCGGCGAGGACCGGCCGGTGGAGTTCGGCTACGACGAACTGCGCGCCCTGCCGGCCGTCACCCGCACCGCGTTCGTCGAGTGCGCCGGGAACGGCCGCTCCTTCTACACGACCCAGCAGGGCGAGACCGTCACCGGCACCGCCTGGACCCTGGGCGCGATCGGCGTCGCCCGCTGGCGCGGGGTGCGCCTTGCCGATGTGCTGCGCGGAGCCGGGCTCTCCCCGTACGCCGTCGATGTGCAACCCCGGGGCCTCGACGCCGAGTTCGTCAGCGGCGGGGAGAGCCTGGGCCGGGTGCGCAGGCCGCTGCCGCTCGCCAAGGCGCTCGACGATGTGCTGCTCGCGTACGAGATGAACGGTGAGCCACTGCCGTACGACCACGGCCACCCGGTGCGGGTGCTGGTGCCGTCCTGGATCGGGATCGCGTCGATCAAGTGGGTCGGTGACATCGAGGTGTCCGCGCAGCCGCTGTTCTCGCCCTGGAACACCGCCTTCTACCGGCTGTTCGGGCCCGCCCACCCCGAGGGCGGCAGCGCGCCGCTCACCCGGCAGACCACGAAGAGCGCCTTCGAACTGGCGCGCGGGGCCACGTTCACGGCGGGGCGGAAACATGTGCTGCACGGGCGGTCGTGGTCGGGCGCGGGTGGTGTCGCCCATGTCGACGTCAGCACCGACGGCGGCACGAACTGGCGGCCCGCCCGGCTGCACGACCGCCCCCGCTCCGGCACCTGGACCCGCTGGTCCGTCGGCTGGCGGCCCGACGCGCCCGGCGCCACCCACCTGCTGGCCCGCGCCACCGACACGGCCGGCCGCACCCAGCCGGACACCGCCGTGCCCAACACCCAGGGCTATCTGTTCGACGCGGTGGTACGGCATCCCGTGAGCGTGGTGTGA
- a CDS encoding AMP-binding protein gives MRVPMTIADFLDRAELGFADSPGVIDEPNQPAPPVAPSTYGRLGERVRAWQAGLDALGVGEGERVAVVSHNSARMLELLFAVPMSGRICVPVNFRLKAEEIEYVVRQSGASVLLVDPEVRDTVADVKVAHRYTLGEGTETELMRFGVEPRPWSRPDEDATATINYTSGTTARPKGVQLTHRNIWVNGLTFGLHTRAWERDVYLHTLPMFHCNGWGMPFVMAGLGAKQVVLRKVDGAEILRRVDEHGVTLMCGAPAVWNAVLDAAADWQGPVPGRDRVRIVCAGAPPPSRTIQRVGEELGWEFTQIYGLTETSPLLTFNRARPEDEALPGEERARKLSRAGLPALGVKLRVADSGEVLARSNVVLDGYWDKPEETAAVLEDGWFHTGDGGTLDPGDGHLTISDRKKDVIITGGENVSSIEVEDTIFSHPGVAEVAVIGVPDTRWGETIKALIVRADGAAVSEAEIIAHCKERLAGYKAPTSVEFRDAIPRTATGKIQKFKLREPYWAGHTRGVN, from the coding sequence ATGCGCGTTCCTATGACCATCGCCGACTTCCTGGACCGGGCTGAGCTGGGGTTCGCCGACAGCCCCGGTGTGATCGACGAGCCGAACCAGCCCGCGCCGCCGGTCGCGCCGTCGACGTACGGACGGTTGGGCGAGCGCGTGCGGGCCTGGCAGGCGGGGCTGGACGCGCTGGGCGTGGGGGAGGGCGAGCGGGTCGCGGTGGTCAGCCACAACTCGGCCCGGATGCTGGAGCTGCTGTTCGCGGTGCCGATGAGCGGGCGGATCTGTGTGCCGGTCAACTTCCGGCTGAAGGCGGAGGAGATCGAGTACGTCGTACGGCAGAGCGGCGCCTCGGTGCTGCTCGTCGATCCCGAGGTGAGGGACACGGTCGCCGACGTCAAGGTGGCTCACCGGTACACGCTGGGGGAGGGGACGGAGACGGAGCTGATGCGGTTCGGGGTGGAGCCGAGGCCCTGGTCGAGGCCGGACGAGGACGCCACCGCGACGATCAACTACACGTCGGGAACGACCGCACGCCCCAAGGGAGTTCAGCTCACCCACCGCAACATCTGGGTGAACGGACTGACCTTCGGCCTGCACACCCGGGCCTGGGAGCGGGACGTGTACCTGCACACCCTGCCGATGTTCCACTGCAACGGCTGGGGCATGCCGTTCGTGATGGCCGGGCTCGGCGCCAAACAGGTGGTGCTCCGCAAGGTCGACGGCGCCGAGATCCTGCGCCGGGTGGACGAGCACGGCGTGACGCTGATGTGCGGCGCGCCTGCGGTGTGGAACGCGGTCCTCGACGCGGCGGCCGACTGGCAGGGGCCGGTGCCGGGGCGTGACCGGGTACGGATCGTGTGCGCGGGCGCGCCGCCGCCGAGCCGGACGATCCAGCGGGTCGGGGAGGAACTGGGCTGGGAGTTCACCCAGATCTACGGTCTGACGGAGACCTCACCGCTTCTGACGTTCAACCGCGCGCGGCCCGAGGACGAGGCCCTGCCGGGCGAGGAGCGGGCCCGGAAACTGTCACGGGCCGGTCTGCCCGCGCTCGGCGTGAAGCTCCGAGTGGCCGACTCCGGTGAGGTGTTGGCGCGCTCGAACGTGGTTCTCGACGGCTACTGGGACAAGCCCGAGGAGACGGCGGCCGTGCTGGAGGACGGCTGGTTCCACACGGGCGACGGCGGGACCCTCGACCCCGGGGACGGACATCTGACGATCTCGGACCGGAAGAAGGACGTCATCATCACGGGCGGCGAGAACGTGTCGTCGATCGAGGTGGAGGACACCATCTTCAGCCACCCGGGAGTGGCCGAGGTCGCCGTCATCGGGGTGCCGGACACCCGGTGGGGCGAGACGATCAAGGCGCTGATCGTCCGGGCCGACGGCGCGGCGGTGAGCGAGGCGGAGATCATCGCCCACTGCAAGGAGCGGCTGGCGGGGTACAAGGCCCCGACGAGCGTGGAGTTCCGGGACGCCATCCCGAGGACGGCGACCGGAAAGATCCAGAAGTTCAAGTTGCGGGAGCCCTATTGGGCCGGGCACACCCGGGGCGTCAACTAG
- a CDS encoding putative leader peptide, translating to MRYSAISGPSGTVAAAHSRFSRRRHIDLQRITSCLCRG from the coding sequence ATGCGGTACAGCGCCATCTCCGGTCCCTCCGGCACGGTCGCGGCGGCTCACTCCCGGTTCTCCCGCCGACGCCACATCGACCTGCAGCGCATCACCAGCTGTCTGTGTCGCGGCTGA